A window of Sinimarinibacterium sp. NLF-5-8 genomic DNA:
GCTGGTCGATGTCGTCGGTGCCGTTATACAAGCCTAAGGAGGCGCGCGCGGTGGCGGGGACGCACAGGCGTTGCATCAGTGGCATGGTGCAGTGGTGGCCGGTGCGGATGGCCACGCCCGCTTGATCGAGGATGCTGCCAATGTCGTGCGGGTGCGCGCCGTCCATGACAAACGACAAAATCCCGGATTTGTTGGCGGCGGTGCCAATCAGCTTCAAGCCTTTGATCGCCTGCATTTTGGGGGTGGCGTATTCCAGCAGGGCGTGTTCGTGCGTGGCGATGGCGTCCAGGCCGATGCTGTCTAAATACTCCAGCGCCGTGGCAGCGCCAATGGCACCGGCCATGTCGGGGGTGCCCGCTTCAAACTTGTACGGCACTTCGTTCCAGGTGCTGCCGTCAAAGCTGACGGTGTCGATCATGTCGCCGCCGCCTTGCAGCGGCGTCATCGCTTCCAGGTGTTCGCGTTTGGCATACAAAAAGCCAAAGCCGGTGGGGCCGTAGAACTTGTGCGCGGAGGCGGCGTAAAAGTCGGCGTCGAGCGCGGCCACATCCATGCGCAAATGGGCAATGCCTTGGGCGTCGTCAATCAACACCGGAATCCCGCGCGCGTGCGCCTCGCTGATCATCTCGGCAATCGGGTTGACCGTGCCCAGGGCGTTGGACACATGGCAAACGGCAACCAGTTTGGTGCGCGGGTTGAGCATGGCGCGCCAGGCGTCGATGTCCAGCTCACCGGCGTCGTTGATCGGCGCGGCAACGGTTTTGGCGCCGACGAGTTGCCACGGCACGATGTTGGAGTGGTGCTCCATCGTCGTCACCAGCACTTCGTCGCCGGGCTGCAAGATCGGCTGCAAATAAGCGCGCGCGACCAGGTTGATGGATTCAGTGGTGCCACGGGTAAAGACGATGCTGTCACGCGGGGCGTTGATCCATTGGGCGATGCGTTCGCGCGCGGCTTCGTAGCTTTTGGTGGCGCGCGCGGCCAGTTCGTGCACCGCGCGGTGCACGTTGGCGTTGCTGTGGACGTAGTACAGGTCCATCTCGGCCATCACGCTGGTGGGTTTTTGCGTGGTGGCGGCGTTGTCCAGATAGGCCAGGCGTTTGCCGTGGATGGATTCACGCAGGATTGGGAAATCCGCGCGCACTTCTTTGAGATCGAGTGGGGAGGCGCTCATGCAAACAGCTCCATATCCAGCGCATCGCCGATGCGAGACAGCAGGCGCTCGGTGACCGGCTCGCGCAGTGCGTCAAAGTGCAGGGTTTGCAGGATTTCGTTGGCAAAGCTGTAGATCAGCAGCGCGCGCGCGCTGGCTTCGGTGACGCCGCGTGAGCGTAGGTAGAACAGCGCTTGTTCGTCGAGCTGACCAAAGGTGGCGCCGTGCGCGCACTTGACGTCATCGGCGTAGATTTCCAGCGCCGGTTTGGCGTTGATCTCGGCTTTGTCAGACAGCAACAAGCTGGCGATTTTTTGCTGTGAATCGGTTTTTTGTGCGCCCGGCAGCACCATCACCTTGCCGGTGAAATAGCCGCGCGCGCGATCCCAGGCCAGGCCGCGCACGGTTTGCCGGCTTCGGCAGTGCGGCGCGCGGTGGTTGATCAGCAGGTAGTTATCAATGTGGCTGCGCTGGGTGGGGGCAAACAGGTTTTGCACCTGTGCCTCAGCGCCGGCGCCGTTGAGGTCAATATCCCAATCGCTGCGGATCAGTGCGCCGCCCAAATCTACCTGAGTCAGTGTTAGCGAGGCATTGGCCGCCAGCGTGGCGTGGCCGCCAAACCAGCCTTCGCTGGCGAGGCTTTCGGCCTGGGTGCGCAGCAGCGTCAGGCGCGCGCCTTCGGCCAGTTCAATGCGCAGGGTTTGGGTGGTCAGCCGCGCGGCGTCGCCCAGCCCGACTTCACGCAAAATCACGGTGGCCTGGGCGTTTTTGCCCAGGCGGATGTGATGGCGCAAATGGCTCATTTCACCGGCGCCGCTGGGCTGGGTGAGGATCAATGCCTGAAGCGGCTCGGCGGCAATCTCGCCGTCGGCCAGATGCAGGTTCAGGCCGTGCGTGGCAAAGCTGGCGTTGAGTGCGGCCAGACCGGCATGGGCGCTGTCGTCCACATCACGATCGAGCGCGGCGACGCTGTTGCCGTGGCCGTTGATAAAGACTTGGGTTTGTGTGCCGGGCAGTGCCCAGCGCGCGCTGTCGAGGGCGGTGGCGGCGGCCACTGCACTGGGTGCTTGCCACTGGGTCAAGTCGCTGTATTTAAAGCGTTCGATCTTGCGCGTGGGCAGGCCGGTTTCGAGCAGCCGCGCCAGCAGCGCGCGGCGAATGGCGTGCTGTTCAACCGGCAGCGACGGCAGCAGGGCTTCAAACGCCTGCGTGTAGGCTTGAGTGTCCATTACGCCGCCTTGTTGAGCAGCCAGCCGTAGCCTTTGTGCTCGATCTCAAGCGCCAAATCGGCACCACCGGATTTGATGATTTGGCCCCCGGCGAGCACATGCACCACATCGGGTTTGACGTGATCGAGCAGGCGTTGGTAGTGAGTCACCAGCAGGGTCGCGCGTTCAGGCGAGCGCATGGCGTTGATGCCATCGGAGACGATTTGCAGCGCGTCCACGTCCAGGCCGGAGTCGGTTTCGTCGAGCACCATCAGCTTGGGTTCGAGCACCAGCATTTGCAGGATTTCGTTACGCTTTTTCTCGCCGCCGGAAAAGCCTTCGTTGACGCCGCGCGAGAGCATCGCCGGGTCCATTTTCATTTGCTTGACGCGCGCGCGCACCCAGGCCAGAAAATCGCCCGCTTGCAGTTCTGGCTCTCCGCGCGTTTTGCGCTGGGCGTTGAACGCGGCTTTCAAAAACACCATGTTGGAGACGCCGGGGATTTCCACCGGATATTGAAAGCCCAAAAACATGCCTGCGGCCGCGCGCGCTTCGGGGTCGAGTTCCAGCAGATCCTGGCCGTCCAAAGTGATGCTGCCGCCGGTGACGGTGTATTCCTCGCTGCCTGCCAAAATCTTGGACAGCGTGGATTTGCCGGAGCCGTTGGGCCCCATGATGGCGTGGACTTCACCGGCGTTGATGCTGAGGTTCAAGCCCTTGAGAATCGGGCGGTCGCCGACTTTGGCGTGCAGGTTTTCAACTTTGAGCATGGTTTGATCTTCTTGTTTTTAAATATGAATGTGGGATGCGCGCGCTTAGCCAACTGCACCTTCAAGCGAGACTTGCAGCAGTTTTTGTGCTTCTACGGCAAATTCCATCGGCAGTTCTTTGAACACGTCCTTGCAAAAGCCGTTGACGATCATCGACACCGCATCTTCTTCGGGGATGCCGCGCGAGCGCGCATAAAACAGTTGGTCATCGCCAATTTTGGAGGTGGTGGCTTCGTGTTCCAGAATCGCGCTGCTGTTGCGCACCTCGGTATACGGGAAGGTGTGCGCGCCGCATTGGTCGCCAATGAGCAGGGAGTCGCACTGGGTGTAGTTCCGCGCGCCGTGGGCGGTGGGCAAAATCCGCACCAGGCCGCGATACGACTGCTGCCCGTGTCCGGCAGAAATGCCTTTTGAAATA
This region includes:
- a CDS encoding aminotransferase class V-fold PLP-dependent enzyme, which translates into the protein MSASPLDLKEVRADFPILRESIHGKRLAYLDNAATTQKPTSVMAEMDLYYVHSNANVHRAVHELAARATKSYEAARERIAQWINAPRDSIVFTRGTTESINLVARAYLQPILQPGDEVLVTTMEHHSNIVPWQLVGAKTVAAPINDAGELDIDAWRAMLNPRTKLVAVCHVSNALGTVNPIAEMISEAHARGIPVLIDDAQGIAHLRMDVAALDADFYAASAHKFYGPTGFGFLYAKREHLEAMTPLQGGGDMIDTVSFDGSTWNEVPYKFEAGTPDMAGAIGAATALEYLDSIGLDAIATHEHALLEYATPKMQAIKGLKLIGTAANKSGILSFVMDGAHPHDIGSILDQAGVAIRTGHHCTMPLMQRLCVPATARASLGLYNGTDDIDQLIDGLNMVNRLLG
- the sufD gene encoding Fe-S cluster assembly protein SufD translates to MDTQAYTQAFEALLPSLPVEQHAIRRALLARLLETGLPTRKIERFKYSDLTQWQAPSAVAAATALDSARWALPGTQTQVFINGHGNSVAALDRDVDDSAHAGLAALNASFATHGLNLHLADGEIAAEPLQALILTQPSGAGEMSHLRHHIRLGKNAQATVILREVGLGDAARLTTQTLRIELAEGARLTLLRTQAESLASEGWFGGHATLAANASLTLTQVDLGGALIRSDWDIDLNGAGAEAQVQNLFAPTQRSHIDNYLLINHRAPHCRSRQTVRGLAWDRARGYFTGKVMVLPGAQKTDSQQKIASLLLSDKAEINAKPALEIYADDVKCAHGATFGQLDEQALFYLRSRGVTEASARALLIYSFANEILQTLHFDALREPVTERLLSRIGDALDMELFA
- the sufC gene encoding Fe-S cluster assembly ATPase SufC, whose protein sequence is MLKVENLHAKVGDRPILKGLNLSINAGEVHAIMGPNGSGKSTLSKILAGSEEYTVTGGSITLDGQDLLELDPEARAAAGMFLGFQYPVEIPGVSNMVFLKAAFNAQRKTRGEPELQAGDFLAWVRARVKQMKMDPAMLSRGVNEGFSGGEKKRNEILQMLVLEPKLMVLDETDSGLDVDALQIVSDGINAMRSPERATLLVTHYQRLLDHVKPDVVHVLAGGQIIKSGGADLALEIEHKGYGWLLNKAA